One genomic region from Candidatus Latescibacter sp. encodes:
- a CDS encoding zf-HC2 domain-containing protein, which translates to MKCNRVMDLLPFFDDGSLAPQIAEDVKRHLAGCADCRRELREMTGVVRLVRETIIEQAPVPDSRYLEMINKRIRRKKAERTTALWAVPAAAVIFFAVFVGAYSLFLGNNGTGFMAGEKHSNKGQTAVVFKSSLTDEDVAYHNLTTYANVSIDDMLNTLDESELTALLSTDER; encoded by the coding sequence ATGAAATGCAATAGAGTCATGGACCTTTTACCTTTTTTCGATGACGGGTCGCTTGCTCCCCAAATCGCCGAAGATGTTAAAAGGCACCTGGCAGGATGCGCAGACTGCCGTAGGGAACTCCGTGAGATGACCGGCGTGGTGCGGCTGGTCCGGGAGACCATTATAGAGCAGGCGCCGGTTCCGGATTCCCGATACCTGGAAATGATAAATAAACGAATCCGCAGGAAAAAAGCAGAACGCACCACTGCGCTTTGGGCTGTACCTGCAGCGGCGGTTATTTTCTTTGCAGTTTTTGTGGGAGCATATAGTCTTTTTCTCGGAAACAACGGGACAGGATTCATGGCCGGGGAAAAGCATTCGAATAAAGGCCAAACTGCAGTAGTCTTTAAAAGTTCTTTAACCGATGAGGATGTGGCATATCATAACTTGACCACATATGCCAATGTTTCAATTGATGATATGCTGAATACTCTGGATGAAAGCGAATTGACTGCGCTTTTAAGTACTGACGAGAGGTGA